The following proteins are encoded in a genomic region of Brachypodium distachyon strain Bd21 chromosome 1, Brachypodium_distachyon_v3.0, whole genome shotgun sequence:
- the LOC100828859 gene encoding trimethylguanosine synthase isoform X2, which translates to MPAAAESSAIRKLGQLFKLSEVHLWDDSYVTGASETQDWYAAETGCPGSQIAKTRNRAAKQTDEDPSFVEDMELVSLMGSLGLPVSFSTRKEKKNIAIKGKHQGRQAPCEELNTSTVDDARTCENTEELEGAQELMGCMEHTNSGISSMTAVGYNEVYHADADKMLGEDMVYVEKSGFVTACSVEKIPRDEAHNECEPNDNTSNLVESSSPVQENQAAGSVVQLNKVMLGQNSVTNESMMSCTDDCQRGKSSVREDQISWETPSVSHDNDVDCEVCPCPAEPSPVNNHVEKSASDFNYEHGDWKVLWDQFYSQYYFFNIMTQVSTWYPPQGLEDFASYCSTYPSQGLDEPSLQYTSTSVQEHNKSSTKCDKSSGLVCWADNTMDNYISEADRHVVQYEAHMSSCDNGGTTFGKAGVGRHLNHQVHDLYSDAPNLSDVPDEESMCLSAITTIDEAQHDESEQNGSLVTEALEVSQEVTTTKNKKRVRRSQSYRSCQDLADNISTDIAKYWNQRYSLFSLFDSGIKMDEEGWFSVTPEPIAKHHASRVSAGIVIDCFTGVGGNTIQFATKCKHVVAVDIDPQKICCAQHNATVYGVNDHIDFVVGDFIHISPHLKGDTAFMSPPWGGPDYAKVDVYDIKTMLKPCDGYQLFKLATAIASRVVMFLPRNIDLNQLADMCLSVDPPWSVEVEKNFLNGKLKAITAYFEEQDHADASN; encoded by the exons atgccggcggcggcggagtctTCGGCGATAAGGAAGCTGGGGCAGCTCTTCAAGCTCAgcgaagtgcacctttg GGATGATTCTTATGTGACTGGCGCCAGCGAGACCCAGGATTGGTATGCGGCAGAGACTGGTTGCCCG GGATCTCAAATAGCTAAAACCCGGAATAGGGCAGCCAAGCAGACAGATGAAG ATCCCTCCTTTGTTGAAGATATGGAATTGGTTAGTCTCATGGGTTCTTTGGGGCTTCCTGTTTCATTCAGCACAAGGAAAGAG AAAAAGAACATAGCCATCAAGGGAAAGCATCAAGGAAGACAAGCACCATGTGAAGAGTTAAATACTTCAACGGTTGATGATGCAAGGACATGTGAAAATACTGAAGAACTAGAAGGTGCTCAGGAGTTGATGGGTTGCATGGAGCACACTAACTCGGGCATTTCCTCTATGACTGCTGTGGGTTACAATGAAGTCTACCATGCTGATGCTGACAAGATGCTTGGTGAAGACATGGTTTATGTTGAGAAATCTGGCTTTGTCACTGCTTGCTCTGTTGAAAAAATACCAAGGGATGAAGCTCACAATGAGTGTGAACCAAATGATAACACGAGCAATCTAGTAGAATCAAGCTCTCCTGTTCAAGAAAATCAAGCTGCAGGGAGTGTCGTGCAATTGAACAAAGTGATGCTGGGGCAAAATTCTGTCACTAATGAATCTATGATGTCCTGTACCGATGATTGTCAGCGAGGAAAATCATCTGTAAGGGAAGATCAAATATCTTGGGAAACTCCGTCCGTATCCCATGATAATGATGTTGATTGTGAGGTTTGTCCATGTCCAGCAGAACCATCTCCTGTTAATAATCATGTTGAAAAATCTGCCAGCGACTTCAACTATGAACATGGTGATTGGAAGGTTCTCTGGGATCAATTCTACAGTCAGTATTACTTCTTCAACATCATGACACAGGTGTCTACGTGGTATCCTCCTCAAGGATTGGAGGATTTTGCATCATATTGTAGTACATATCCATCTCAAGGCCTGGATGAACCGAGCTTGCAATATACAAGCACAAGTGTGCAAGAACATAATAAAAGCAGTACAAAGTGTGACAAATCATCTGGACTCGTATGCTGGGCAGACAACACTATGGATAATTATATCTCAGAAGCTGATCGACATGTTGTACAATATGAAGCTCACATGAGCTCATGTGACAATGGAGGAACAACATTTGGTAAG GCTGGTGTTGGCAGACATCTGAATCATCAGGTACATGATCTCTACAGTGATGCACCCAATTTATCAGATGTTCCTGATGAAGAGTCAATGTGTCTGAG TGCGATAACTACCATTGATGAAGCACAACATGATGAGAGTGAACAGAATGGTAGTTTAGTGACTGAAGCATTAGAAGTGAGCCAGGAAGTTACCACcaccaaaaacaaaaagagagtAAGGAGATCTCAATCGT ATCGTTCATGTCAAGACTTGGCAGACAACATCTCCACTGACATCGCTAAGTATTGGAATCAACGATACTCCCTTTTCTCCCTTTTTGATAGTGGTATAAAGATGGATGAAGAGGGGTGGTTTTCAGTAACGCCGGAGCCCATCGCAAAGCACCATGCATCTCGTGTCAGTGCGGGCATAGTGATCGACTGTTTCACAGGAGTTGGCGGGAACACCATCCAGTTTGCCACAAA GTGCAAGCATGTTGTTGCCGTTGACATTGACCCACAAAAGATTTGTTGTGCACAGCATAATGCAACTGTTTATGGAGTAAATGACCATATAGATTTTGTTGTAGGCGATTTTATTCACATATCGCCTCATCTGAAG GGAGATACTGCTTTCATGTCACCTCCTTGGGGTGGACCAGACTATGCAAAAGTAGATGTTTATGATATCAAAACTATGCTTAAGCCTTGTGATGG GTACCAGCTTTTCAAACTTGCGACAGCAATTGCTTCAAGAGTAGTCATGTTTCTTCCTCGCAACATTGACCTAAACCAATTGGCGGACATGTGCCTGTCAGTCGATCCTCCATGGTCGGTTGAG GTGGAGAAGAATTTTCTCAATGGAAAGCTGAAAGCTATAACAGCATACTTCGAAGAACAGGATCATGCAGATGCATCGAACTGA
- the LOC100828859 gene encoding trimethylguanosine synthase isoform X3, whose protein sequence is MELVSLMGSLGLPVSFSTRKEKKNIAIKGKHQGRQAPCEELNTSTVDDARTCENTEELEGAQELMGCMEHTNSGISSMTAVGYNEVYHADADKMLGEDMVYVEKSGFVTACSVEKIPRDEAHNECEPNDNTSNLVESSSPVQENQAAGSVVQLNKVMLGQNSVTNESMMSCTDDCQRGKSSVREDQISWETPSVSHDNDVDCEVCPCPAEPSPVNNHVEKSASDFNYEHGDWKVLWDQFYSQYYFFNIMTQVSTWYPPQGLEDFASYCSTYPSQGLDEPSLQYTSTSVQEHNKSSTKCDKSSGLVCWADNTMDNYISEADRHVVQYEAHMSSCDNGGTTFDQAGVGRHLNHQVHDLYSDAPNLSDVPDEESMCLSAITTIDEAQHDESEQNGSLVTEALEVSQEVTTTKNKKRVRRSQSYRSCQDLADNISTDIAKYWNQRYSLFSLFDSGIKMDEEGWFSVTPEPIAKHHASRVSAGIVIDCFTGVGGNTIQFATKCKHVVAVDIDPQKICCAQHNATVYGVNDHIDFVVGDFIHISPHLKGDTAFMSPPWGGPDYAKVDVYDIKTMLKPCDGYQLFKLATAIASRVVMFLPRNIDLNQLADMCLSVDPPWSVEVEKNFLNGKLKAITAYFEEQDHADASN, encoded by the exons ATGGAATTGGTTAGTCTCATGGGTTCTTTGGGGCTTCCTGTTTCATTCAGCACAAGGAAAGAG AAAAAGAACATAGCCATCAAGGGAAAGCATCAAGGAAGACAAGCACCATGTGAAGAGTTAAATACTTCAACGGTTGATGATGCAAGGACATGTGAAAATACTGAAGAACTAGAAGGTGCTCAGGAGTTGATGGGTTGCATGGAGCACACTAACTCGGGCATTTCCTCTATGACTGCTGTGGGTTACAATGAAGTCTACCATGCTGATGCTGACAAGATGCTTGGTGAAGACATGGTTTATGTTGAGAAATCTGGCTTTGTCACTGCTTGCTCTGTTGAAAAAATACCAAGGGATGAAGCTCACAATGAGTGTGAACCAAATGATAACACGAGCAATCTAGTAGAATCAAGCTCTCCTGTTCAAGAAAATCAAGCTGCAGGGAGTGTCGTGCAATTGAACAAAGTGATGCTGGGGCAAAATTCTGTCACTAATGAATCTATGATGTCCTGTACCGATGATTGTCAGCGAGGAAAATCATCTGTAAGGGAAGATCAAATATCTTGGGAAACTCCGTCCGTATCCCATGATAATGATGTTGATTGTGAGGTTTGTCCATGTCCAGCAGAACCATCTCCTGTTAATAATCATGTTGAAAAATCTGCCAGCGACTTCAACTATGAACATGGTGATTGGAAGGTTCTCTGGGATCAATTCTACAGTCAGTATTACTTCTTCAACATCATGACACAGGTGTCTACGTGGTATCCTCCTCAAGGATTGGAGGATTTTGCATCATATTGTAGTACATATCCATCTCAAGGCCTGGATGAACCGAGCTTGCAATATACAAGCACAAGTGTGCAAGAACATAATAAAAGCAGTACAAAGTGTGACAAATCATCTGGACTCGTATGCTGGGCAGACAACACTATGGATAATTATATCTCAGAAGCTGATCGACATGTTGTACAATATGAAGCTCACATGAGCTCATGTGACAATGGAGGAACAACATTTG ACCAGGCTGGTGTTGGCAGACATCTGAATCATCAGGTACATGATCTCTACAGTGATGCACCCAATTTATCAGATGTTCCTGATGAAGAGTCAATGTGTCTGAG TGCGATAACTACCATTGATGAAGCACAACATGATGAGAGTGAACAGAATGGTAGTTTAGTGACTGAAGCATTAGAAGTGAGCCAGGAAGTTACCACcaccaaaaacaaaaagagagtAAGGAGATCTCAATCGT ATCGTTCATGTCAAGACTTGGCAGACAACATCTCCACTGACATCGCTAAGTATTGGAATCAACGATACTCCCTTTTCTCCCTTTTTGATAGTGGTATAAAGATGGATGAAGAGGGGTGGTTTTCAGTAACGCCGGAGCCCATCGCAAAGCACCATGCATCTCGTGTCAGTGCGGGCATAGTGATCGACTGTTTCACAGGAGTTGGCGGGAACACCATCCAGTTTGCCACAAA GTGCAAGCATGTTGTTGCCGTTGACATTGACCCACAAAAGATTTGTTGTGCACAGCATAATGCAACTGTTTATGGAGTAAATGACCATATAGATTTTGTTGTAGGCGATTTTATTCACATATCGCCTCATCTGAAG GGAGATACTGCTTTCATGTCACCTCCTTGGGGTGGACCAGACTATGCAAAAGTAGATGTTTATGATATCAAAACTATGCTTAAGCCTTGTGATGG GTACCAGCTTTTCAAACTTGCGACAGCAATTGCTTCAAGAGTAGTCATGTTTCTTCCTCGCAACATTGACCTAAACCAATTGGCGGACATGTGCCTGTCAGTCGATCCTCCATGGTCGGTTGAG GTGGAGAAGAATTTTCTCAATGGAAAGCTGAAAGCTATAACAGCATACTTCGAAGAACAGGATCATGCAGATGCATCGAACTGA
- the LOC100829160 gene encoding uncharacterized protein LOC100829160: MVDVDRRPALPHGLPRPPSHAAGLRRLSTRASLPTTPRAAASSPSPSTAGAAGPAPTPSAVLAHLAAAGVPVLPGLSEPELAVAEAALGGIQLPPELRALLALGVPSGHGFPDYRSHAGLRLLRFSAQEIPAAVAATLPLLPGHRRAGGRAPPPLVPLHGRHYLPATPCLAGNPVFRVADSGVTFAGANMADFLLRAFATAEPRAPQSGATLRRQLSAPAPPPAPSPAPPSPSTARRSLDSVTGRAPRWIEFWSDSAAAGDRFLEVCTADATKKITTAASRHVPSSSCWLRSYLEWAGSALRRGGWADDEADEITVGAAGGEAMALALKVDWCCGELRRGGWGAEEVVEMLESLLGPRRRTRRAVVALPPDVAARVGRLAEAVSLAVGVGIGSGAGDQKNPVRRF, from the coding sequence ATGGTGGACGTGGACCGCCGGCCGGCTCTCCCGCACGGGCTCCCTCGCCCACCCTCCCACGCCGctggcctccgccgcctctccaCCCGCGCATCTCTCCCCACCACCCCGCGCGCCGCGGCATCATCCCCGTCCCCATCCACCGCAGGCGCAGCGGGCCCCGCACCCACCCCctccgccgtcctcgcccacctcgcggccgccggcgtccccGTCCTCCCGGGCCTCTCCGAACCCGAGCTCGCCGTGGCCGAGGCCGCGCTCGGCGGCATCCAGCTCCCGCCCGAGCTccgcgcgctcctcgcgctcggcGTGCCCTCGGGCCACGGCTTCCCGGACTACCGCTCCCACGcgggcctccgcctcctccgcttcTCCGCGCAGGAAATCCCCGCCGCAGTCGCCGCGACGCTGCCCCTCCTCCCGGGCCACCGCCGGGCCGGGGGACGCGCACCGCCGCCTCTCGTCCCGCTGCACGGCCGGCACTACCTGCCCGCGACGCCCTGCCTCGCGGGGAACCCGGTGTTCCGCGTCGCCGACTCCGGCGTGACCTTCGCGGGCGCCAACATGGCGGACTTCCTACTCCGCGCCTTCGCCACCGCCGAGCCGCGCGCGCCCCAGTCCGGCGCGACCCTCCGGCGGCAGCTCTCCgccccggccccgccgccggcgccgtctcccgcgccgccgtcgccgtccaccGCCCGCCGGAGCCTCGACTCCGTGACCGGCAGGGCCCCTCGCTGGATCGAGTTCTGGTcggactccgccgccgcgggggaTCGGTTCCTTGAAGTCTGTACTGCAGACGCGACGAAGAAGATTACCACGGCGGCGTCGCGCCAcgtgccttcttcttcctgttgGCTGCGCTCGTACCTGGAGTGGGCGGGTTCCGCGCTGAGGCGCGGCGGGTGggccgacgacgaggcggaCGAGATCACGGTGGGAGCTGCTGGAGGCGAGGCGATGGCGTTGGCGTTGAAGGTTGACTGGTGCTGCGGGGAGCTGAGGAGGGGAGGGTGgggagcggaggaggtggtggagatGCTCGAGTCGTTGCTcgggccgaggaggaggacgaggcgtgccgtggtggcgctgccgccggacgTCGCGGCACGGGTGGGGCGGCTAGCCGAGGCCGTTTCGCTGGCCGTTGGCGTGGGCATTGGGTCGGGTGCCGGTGATCAGAAGAATCCCGTGAGGCGATTTTGA
- the LOC100828859 gene encoding trimethylguanosine synthase isoform X1 has product MPAAAESSAIRKLGQLFKLSEVHLWDDSYVTGASETQDWYAAETGCPGSQIAKTRNRAAKQTDEDPSFVEDMELVSLMGSLGLPVSFSTRKEKKNIAIKGKHQGRQAPCEELNTSTVDDARTCENTEELEGAQELMGCMEHTNSGISSMTAVGYNEVYHADADKMLGEDMVYVEKSGFVTACSVEKIPRDEAHNECEPNDNTSNLVESSSPVQENQAAGSVVQLNKVMLGQNSVTNESMMSCTDDCQRGKSSVREDQISWETPSVSHDNDVDCEVCPCPAEPSPVNNHVEKSASDFNYEHGDWKVLWDQFYSQYYFFNIMTQVSTWYPPQGLEDFASYCSTYPSQGLDEPSLQYTSTSVQEHNKSSTKCDKSSGLVCWADNTMDNYISEADRHVVQYEAHMSSCDNGGTTFDQAGVGRHLNHQVHDLYSDAPNLSDVPDEESMCLSAITTIDEAQHDESEQNGSLVTEALEVSQEVTTTKNKKRVRRSQSYRSCQDLADNISTDIAKYWNQRYSLFSLFDSGIKMDEEGWFSVTPEPIAKHHASRVSAGIVIDCFTGVGGNTIQFATKCKHVVAVDIDPQKICCAQHNATVYGVNDHIDFVVGDFIHISPHLKGDTAFMSPPWGGPDYAKVDVYDIKTMLKPCDGYQLFKLATAIASRVVMFLPRNIDLNQLADMCLSVDPPWSVEVEKNFLNGKLKAITAYFEEQDHADASN; this is encoded by the exons atgccggcggcggcggagtctTCGGCGATAAGGAAGCTGGGGCAGCTCTTCAAGCTCAgcgaagtgcacctttg GGATGATTCTTATGTGACTGGCGCCAGCGAGACCCAGGATTGGTATGCGGCAGAGACTGGTTGCCCG GGATCTCAAATAGCTAAAACCCGGAATAGGGCAGCCAAGCAGACAGATGAAG ATCCCTCCTTTGTTGAAGATATGGAATTGGTTAGTCTCATGGGTTCTTTGGGGCTTCCTGTTTCATTCAGCACAAGGAAAGAG AAAAAGAACATAGCCATCAAGGGAAAGCATCAAGGAAGACAAGCACCATGTGAAGAGTTAAATACTTCAACGGTTGATGATGCAAGGACATGTGAAAATACTGAAGAACTAGAAGGTGCTCAGGAGTTGATGGGTTGCATGGAGCACACTAACTCGGGCATTTCCTCTATGACTGCTGTGGGTTACAATGAAGTCTACCATGCTGATGCTGACAAGATGCTTGGTGAAGACATGGTTTATGTTGAGAAATCTGGCTTTGTCACTGCTTGCTCTGTTGAAAAAATACCAAGGGATGAAGCTCACAATGAGTGTGAACCAAATGATAACACGAGCAATCTAGTAGAATCAAGCTCTCCTGTTCAAGAAAATCAAGCTGCAGGGAGTGTCGTGCAATTGAACAAAGTGATGCTGGGGCAAAATTCTGTCACTAATGAATCTATGATGTCCTGTACCGATGATTGTCAGCGAGGAAAATCATCTGTAAGGGAAGATCAAATATCTTGGGAAACTCCGTCCGTATCCCATGATAATGATGTTGATTGTGAGGTTTGTCCATGTCCAGCAGAACCATCTCCTGTTAATAATCATGTTGAAAAATCTGCCAGCGACTTCAACTATGAACATGGTGATTGGAAGGTTCTCTGGGATCAATTCTACAGTCAGTATTACTTCTTCAACATCATGACACAGGTGTCTACGTGGTATCCTCCTCAAGGATTGGAGGATTTTGCATCATATTGTAGTACATATCCATCTCAAGGCCTGGATGAACCGAGCTTGCAATATACAAGCACAAGTGTGCAAGAACATAATAAAAGCAGTACAAAGTGTGACAAATCATCTGGACTCGTATGCTGGGCAGACAACACTATGGATAATTATATCTCAGAAGCTGATCGACATGTTGTACAATATGAAGCTCACATGAGCTCATGTGACAATGGAGGAACAACATTTG ACCAGGCTGGTGTTGGCAGACATCTGAATCATCAGGTACATGATCTCTACAGTGATGCACCCAATTTATCAGATGTTCCTGATGAAGAGTCAATGTGTCTGAG TGCGATAACTACCATTGATGAAGCACAACATGATGAGAGTGAACAGAATGGTAGTTTAGTGACTGAAGCATTAGAAGTGAGCCAGGAAGTTACCACcaccaaaaacaaaaagagagtAAGGAGATCTCAATCGT ATCGTTCATGTCAAGACTTGGCAGACAACATCTCCACTGACATCGCTAAGTATTGGAATCAACGATACTCCCTTTTCTCCCTTTTTGATAGTGGTATAAAGATGGATGAAGAGGGGTGGTTTTCAGTAACGCCGGAGCCCATCGCAAAGCACCATGCATCTCGTGTCAGTGCGGGCATAGTGATCGACTGTTTCACAGGAGTTGGCGGGAACACCATCCAGTTTGCCACAAA GTGCAAGCATGTTGTTGCCGTTGACATTGACCCACAAAAGATTTGTTGTGCACAGCATAATGCAACTGTTTATGGAGTAAATGACCATATAGATTTTGTTGTAGGCGATTTTATTCACATATCGCCTCATCTGAAG GGAGATACTGCTTTCATGTCACCTCCTTGGGGTGGACCAGACTATGCAAAAGTAGATGTTTATGATATCAAAACTATGCTTAAGCCTTGTGATGG GTACCAGCTTTTCAAACTTGCGACAGCAATTGCTTCAAGAGTAGTCATGTTTCTTCCTCGCAACATTGACCTAAACCAATTGGCGGACATGTGCCTGTCAGTCGATCCTCCATGGTCGGTTGAG GTGGAGAAGAATTTTCTCAATGGAAAGCTGAAAGCTATAACAGCATACTTCGAAGAACAGGATCATGCAGATGCATCGAACTGA